In Maridesulfovibrio sp., the genomic stretch GGTCAGGGTGTTTGCTGTGGCGTTATATTTCACATGCGGCAGGCGCCCGGTGACGTACTCGGCCATTTCCGGGCTGACCCGTGTTGCGAGAACGTTATTGTGTTCGCACATGTGTTCAAAAATATCTCCGACCTGCTGCGGTGTTTTGCCTGCGCCGTAGATCACTTCCGGGAAGCCGTTCCGCAAGCCGCGGTGATGGTCGATCTTGGTGTGGCCGATGTCCTGATAGGGCAGGTCGCGCAAGCTCTCCAAGCCCTGATCCACATCCATGCTGCCTTCTTTTACGGCATTCAATATATTTTTAAGGTTGTCATTGGTCATATTTGTGCCTCCATTGCAGGCCTCCGATGGCCTAGCGGAGCGTGGATTTGATGCGCTGCCGCGCTTTTGTTGAAATGATTTTGCCTCCGGCGGCTCAAACCCTTTTTGAAAAAAGGGTTTGAGAATCCCAAAAACTTTTAACAGGGTTTCGCCGTTTTATATGACAAACTGTTATGCTTTCATATTCAGGCTGCCCATCTGGTAGCCGCCTAAGTCCAGAGTCACGTACCTGTAGCCGAACCCTTTTAATGTGTTGTTAACATCGTATGTTTCGTTCGCCTTAATGAAATCCTGCAATTGCTCTGCCGGTATTTCGATACGCGCTATTTCACCATGATGGCGCACCCGCACGGCAGGAAAGCCCGCTTTCATGAGAAATACTTCTGCTTTTTCGACCTGTCGTAAAGCTTCGTCGGTGACTTCCGTGTCAACGGGCATACGTGAAAGCAGGCAGGCGAATGACGGCTTATCCCATGTGGGCAGATCGAATCTGCGGGAAAGTTCCCGGATTTCAGCCTTGGTCAATTCAGCTTCAACAAACGGGCTGCGTATTTCAAGTTCGCGCAGGGCTTTGATGCCGGGGCGGTAATCGCTGAGGTCGTCGATATTGGTCCCCTCAAGGACGTGTTCGACATTCCTTTGCTTAGCCAACTCCAGCAACTTGGTGAACAGTATTTTCTTGCAGGTGTAGCAGTGCTCCTGTGGATTGGTGCGCAGCTCTGCTGGAAATTCCATTTCCAGCCGCACCTGCTCCACACCCAGCTTTTGCGCAAATTCTTTTGCCTCTACCTGTTCCCATTGCGGGACATAGGGAGTCGCGATGGAAGCCGCAATGGCTTTATCCCCAAGGGCCTGCCTGGCAGCAAGAAGCAGCAGACTGCTATCCACTCCGCCGGAAAAAGCGATAACAGCACCGCCGGTTTCAGCAAGAAAATCAAGTAATCTGTTATATTTTAAAGTCAGCTCGTCCATGAAATTAACCGAAGAAAACAACTAAAAGTTTTTGGGATTCTTGCACCAGCCCTAAGGCGAGCGTTCTTTCCGCGAGTCTTAGGGCTGGCGACAGTGGAACAAACCATTTTTTCAAAAAGAGTTTAAGCCGCCGGATGCAAACAAAAGCATCTATGTTAAATTTTACGAACTTTCCCGATCTGCAAATACACTTCACTCAGTGGGATTCCGTGCTGCTTTGCAAGTGCCCGGCAATCTTCTAGTTCGGGCTTTGAGCGGACGATTTTCCCATCAAGAATGGCATTTTTCATGGTCACGGTTCCAAGCGGCGTTTCCAGCTTGTCGAATGAGATGCCTAGGACGGTTTTTTCGATATCAATGCTTTTTATGCCCAGCGTGGTGGTGTGCTTGAATATCAACCGCTTGAATTTCTCTTCGTCCTCTGCGGAGCAGAGTAGGGAAAGGGTTGTCGCGGGCCGGTTCTTTTTCATGACGATTGGTGTGAAATGCACATCCATAGCGCCGTCTTCCATGAGTTGTTCCAGCGCTGCCCCAAGCATTTCCCCGGTCATGTCGTCGATGTTGCATTGCAGCATACGAGACGGGACCATGGGCAGGGAACTGGCTTGTTCCTCAACTTTAGCCAGCTGCACCCGAAGCACGTTGGGGATTTCGTTATCCCGGTGGCCGATACCGTAAGCCGTTTTCTGCACTATCATGCGCGGTGATTCTGAAAAATTGTCTACAAGTTCGGCAAGTATGGCCGCTCCGGTGGGCGTGGTTGTCTCCTTGGGAACAGCACCCTGCGTTGTCGGCTTCCCGGCAAGAATTTCAGATGTAGCCGGGGCGGGTACGGGCATTTTACCGTGCGCACAATCGACAAATCCACCGCCCAGCTCAATGGCCGAACTCCATACCGCGTCAATTTCAAGTTCATGAAAGCAGACCGCAGCACCGACAATATCTATGATTGAATCGGTCGCTCCAACTTCATGGAAATGAACTTCGTAAAGTGTGCTGCCGTGGATTTTGGCTTCGGCTTCGGCAACCCGTTTGAAAATGGCGAGACTGGTGGCTTTAACCTTGTTGCTGAGGCTGCTGGAGCTGATCATCTCTTCGATATCTTTCAGATTGCGGTGTTCATGATGATGGCTGTGATTATGGTCATGGTGGCTGTGCCCATGTCCATGTCCGTGCTCGTGATGATGCCCGCAGTGAGTATGCTCTTCATGCGAATGGCCGTGAGGTTGGGTGTGCTCACCATCATGGTTGTGGTGATGTGCGTGGGCCAATTCTACATCAACGCGGGTTCCGAAAATCCCTTTGCGGGAATCACGTGAAATTTTGAGGGAGAATTCATCTTCGATTCCGAGTTTGGCAAGTTCGGTTTTGACTACTTCCGGGTCAACACCCAGATCAATCATGGCGGCGAGGTTCATGTCACCGCTGATGCCTGAAAAACAATCGTAGTAAAGTATATTCATTTTGGATGCCGTTTAATGCGGGTGCCGTAATTCCGGCACCCGCACAAAGATGGTTTATTTTAGCTTCTGCCTACCAGAGCGTTAACCTTGGTCTGCATATTATCCTGTTCAAAGTAGTCGACGACCCGTTTGAGCTGTTCTGGAATGGCAATGTGCTGAGGGCAATGCTCCTCACACTGTCCGCATTCAACACACTGGGAGGCATATGCAGATTCACCTGCCATTTCTTTACTTAATAAAACGGCATACTGGTATTTTAAGTGTTCTGCTTTGTCCTTGAACATATGGGCACTGTTGAAAAGTTCAAAACAACCCGGGATTCTAACTCCAACGGGGCAGGGCATACAGTATGCGCAACCGGTGCAGGGAACCTGCATGAGTTCCTTGTACCTTGCAGACACGCGGTCCACAATAGCTAGTTCGGCATCGGTCAGGGAGTTTGCTTCCGCTTCTGCTGCAATGGCAAGGTTTTGTTTGATGTGGTCGTCATTGTTCATACCGGAAAGAACTACTGTAACTTCCGGGTGGTTCCAGACCCAGCGCAATGCCCATTCTACCGGAGCACGCTTAATTTCGGCTTCATCAAAGATATCCTGAACACCGTCTGGTGGGGTGGGGGCGCTCAGGTTGCCTCCGCGCAGAGGCTCCATGATCATGACTGCGAGGTCTTTTGAAGCTGCGTATTTAAGCCCGGAAGTTCCGGCCTGATTCTCAGTGTCCAGAAAGTTGTACTGAATCTGGCAGAAGGTCCAGGGATAGGCATCCACAATGCGTTTGAAATCTTCGGGAACTCCGTGGAAGGAGAAGCCGGCGTATTTGATTTTGCCGGACTCAAGGGCTTTGTCCAGAAAATCCTTTATGCCCAGCTCAACGCAACGGTCCCATGAATTGCCTTCAACCGCGTGGATCAGGTAGTAGTCGATACAGTCCACGTCGAGGCGCTTGAGCTGTTCGTCCAGAATCTCGTCCATATGTTCGCGGGATTCGACCAGAAACTGAGGTAGTTTGTCCGCAATGACAACTTTTTCACGGTAGCCGTCCTTGAGAGCTTTACCTACAATAACTTCACTTTTTCCGCCGTGATAGGGCCATGCTGTGTCAACATAGTTCACGCCGTTGTCGATACTTTCACGTATCTGGGCGATGGCTTTTTCTTCATCAATTGTTTTGCTGTCTATCATGGGCAGACGCATTGCGCCGAAGCCCAGAATGGAGAGTTCTTCCCCTGTTTTAGGAACTTTACGGTAGAGCATATTAGTCTTCCTTGCTTTGCATTGGTTGGTTTGTAAAAAATGCCGGTAAGTGGCGTGCGTTAAAGAGTAAGTATACATTAATCAGCCAATTCTTGATCAGACAAATATCTGAATCATAGCGGGATTGCGCTCATAAATTTATCTTATGGGTTTCTTTGTGGAGGGTATATTTCATTGCTTTGTTTTTCTGTAAGTAGGTATGGACTTGAAATTATGGTGTTTATCTAGATAAAAGCAATATGTTGAGTTGTATAAAGCAGTATATTACGACTACGCAATATATTGTGCGTGGTTGAGGGATCTTTTAAATACGCTCCCTGTATCCTGCGTTTGGGTATGGGATAATTTGAGATTCCCGATCATGCCAACAGATAAGATCGATATAACAATAAGATGGATATTTCAAAAATGCGTAAAATTCTTTTAGGCAGGATTCTTTTGTTCTTCCTGCTGACGCTGGTTGCCGGATGCGGGCTGAAGCGTAACCCTATCCCGGTCGAGATGCAGTCCGATGCCTGCCTGCCAGGTTATGATGAAGTCCGCTTTTTCGGGGATACCACCCCAAAGCATATGGATAAGGTCATGGAGAAATGGGCGGAGATGGGCAAAAATAATCAGCTTCCCGATGAGATCAGTTTTCTGTCCTTATCCGGAGGGGGAGCGGATGGGGCTTTCGGAGCTGGATTTCTGTGCGGCTGGACCGCTCGGGGGGACCGGCCCACCTTCGGTCTGGTTACCGGGGTCAGCACCGGGGCGCTCATAGCACCCTTTGCTTTTATGGGTGCGGATTATGATCCTTTCATTGAAATGTTTTACACTACTTTCGGGACCAGTGATCTTGTACAACAGCGTTCCTATATGGAGGCAATTTCCGGCGATTCCGTTTACAGTACCAAGCCGCTGAAGGATGCCTTAAAGAGGTTTTTAAATTCTGAATTCATAGCTAAAATAGCTGTAGAGCACCGTAAAGGGCGCAGGCTCTTGATTGGTACCACCAATCTTGATGCCATGCGGCCAGTTTATTGGGATATCGGGGCGTTGGCCCAGTATGGTACTCCTGAAGCGGATCAGATTATCCGGGATGTTATCCTTGCCTCTGCTTCAGTTCCGGTGGCTTTTCCGCCGGTTTACTTCAAAGTTAAAGCGCGTGGTAAGGTCTATGATGAGATGCATGTCGACGGCGGCGTCTGTAATCAGGTTTTCTCCTATCCGCCCAGTGTCCATTTAGCGGAGGAGTTGGATAAAATCGGAGAGACAAGGAAAATAACTCTCTATGTTATCCGCAATGATGCCCTTATTACCGATGGTGTGCAGGTTGAGCCATATATCGCAGGCATAGCCGCGCGCTCTCTTGCCGGGCTGATCAGGAATCAGGGTATCGGTGATCTCTACCGCATGTATTACACCGCGGAACGGGACGGTATTGATTTTAAACTGACGTTTATACCTCCGGACTATAAGGAAAAATCTGACGAATTATTCAGTCCGGTCTACATGAGCAAACTGTTTGTTCTGGGAAAAAGTATGGCTCAATCTTCTAAGCCGTGGCATACCGCTCCGCCTTCAACCGCAGCCCGCAAAGGCCCGGATGCTATTCCGGCGGAAATCATTATTAAATGATGTAGCTAAATCGATAAAACTTATTTATATCACAATAAATTTATACAAACCATGAGCGGTAATCCCGGCTTTAGTGCCGTGTTAACGGAGTTGCATTCATGAGTAAGGTCGATGTCATAATCAGTGTCTGCGGAAAGCCTTTGCAAACTTGTCTGGCTCTTCTTTCCCTTGAACGGGCCAGCGGGCAGCATATCGATAAAATTTATTTTATTGAGGAAAACACGCAGACTAAAGGCATTGATGCAGGGAGCCACCAGTATGTGCTGGATGTTCTGGCGCACAAAATAGAATACTTTATGCCTAAGTATTGGAATTATTGCTTTCCCATTGAATGGGACCGGGTGAATGATGAGGAGTACCGCCACTCTGTACGTTACCAGTACGGCTGGGAGAAGAGTGACAAAGATTATGTTCTGATCATCCATAATGACGCAATTTTCCGTAAAGATATCATCGGGGCTATGGTCGAGGGTATTGGCGATCATGTGGCCGCCGGGCATATCGGGCAGTGCTGGTATTGCCCAGCCGCCTTTTCCGGGAAATGCACGCCGGATACCTACATGGATTATCGTCCTGATTTTCGGGAACTGGTCGAGCTGTATCGCGGTGCCCAGCCGCCGGAAGGCAAGCAGGTCCGCGCCTACCACCTTCCGCGGATGCACGAGATCTTTTTCAAGCAGCCCTGGCCCCTGCCGGAATGCCGGGTCAATGAGTGGTGCTGTCTGGTCAATATGAAAATAGCCCGCAAGATGACTATGCCTATCGGCAAGGTTACGCCTTTCGGGGCTTTCATTAATGTGGGCAAGCAGATTCTGGATGTGGGCTGCCAATGGTTCCGGGAAATGCACCTGCGCAATAAAACATGTCTAAATTTCGACATCTATAAGTATATGTACCACGATGTTCCTCCAACCGGACAGCCTACACTTATTGATAAAGACCGCTATCGGGATAAGGAACTGATCGCCCTTGATGTACTGCGTGATGAGTTTGATTATCCAGAATAAGGGCTGCATTTACTCATGTAATTTAAATCCCCGCCGGTTTACTCCGACGGGGATTTTTTGTTTTTATATCAGGTAGTGGGCCCATAAATATGAAAGAGGCATGACCAATAACAGTGCTGGAATCATGTTCGCCACTGGGAATTGTTTGATACCACAGATTCGAAAACCAGTGGCCAGCATGATCAGGCCACCGCAGGAAGAAAAATCAGCCAGCATGTCGGGCGTTGTCAGTGGAAGAATCATTGTTGCACCTGCGAAAAGCAACCCCTGAACAATGAATTGCGGGAGAACCAGAATCCCTACAGTGAAGCCCATGGTGGAGGCGAATATGGGAGCGGTGAACAAATCAAGAATTGATTTGACGATAAGCAGTGTCGGGTCTCCGGTCATGCCCTCGGTCATAGCGCCGTATATTCCGGTTCCGCTCATGCAGAAAAGTACCAGCAGGGCCACGAATTTATCCAGAAATTCTTCCTGACCCATGTCAGCACTTGGACGGGTGAGTTTTTCAATTATCACCCGAGCCTTAGATGCGCTGTTTTGGATCAATGTTTCCAATTGGATAATTTCGCCCAGCAATGACCCGACAACCAGTGCCAGCATAACCGGGGCCAGCAATTTGACTTTAACAATCATCGCCACGCCCAGACCCATGGAGGCACAGCCGAAAACCATGGGCATACGGGTGCGTATATTGTTGTTTAGTTTCGGTCCAATAATAGCCCCGGCAACACTGCCGATTAGCAGTGCCGCTCCATTAATAATAGGTCCAGTCATTTTTATATCCTTTGATTGGTCGCCCTTTGGCAGACAAAGTCATATTGAGAGAGGTGGGTTGAATCAAATAGAGTGAAGGATTGGAAATCAGGAAGTAAATCCGAATTCTGTCTTTGATTTTGTATAAAAGATGCGTTGTCCAGCTTCTTTCAGGCGTGACATTAGTCTGGCGCATTCGTCTTCGGTCACGGCCATGGTCACAAGCTGGGGTTGGTCTTCAAGATCGAAATAGTTTCCTGAGTGAAATCGTCCGTCATGGCCGAAGCCCTCTTTTCCGTTGAAGAGGGTTGCTCCGCGTATTCCTGCTTTGCGGGCTTCTTCCACAATCCAGTCCGCCAGAGGGATTCCATCCTGTTCGCGGTTTTGCTGGGTGAAAAATGTAATTAAGTAGCCGTTCATCATATATCCTGTTTCTTTTAGTTTAGGCGCTAGGACAAGAGTTATGGCAGAACCGGAATCAGAACAATGATGCGGGTCACTAAAGAATAAGAATATCAGATTATGAAAAAAGGACTGGATGCTGTTTCGTCCAGCTGTTCTTTATTCAGAATGCTTATGCTCCCCCGCGATTTGGATACTATTCCAGCTTCTTGTATTTTGGATATGACTCTGGCTGCGCTTTCACGTGACGTTCCGACCATCTCAGCTAAGTCTTCGTTTGTAAGGGGGAGTTCAGAACCGATGCGGGTTGACAGCATGCTTAGAACATTAAGAATCCGACTTTCCACGCTTTCATCGATTAGGTCGATGATGCGTGTATATGCCCCGTCGAGAAGATTTCCCATTGTCCCCAGTATGCCCATGGCTACAGGCGGGTTAGCTTCCACCCAGTCTCTGAATTCATGACAGGGAATAGTGATGATGGATGAATCTTCAACTACGCGGGCTGTAAAAAGTCTTTGTCCGGATTTGAAACAGGTAATTCCATTAAGGGTCATCCCCTGTGTGGCTATCAGGTAGGTAAATGATTTTCCGGAAAGTGAGCTTTTTGACAGAATTACTTTTCCTGCCTCAACCAGACAGAAGTTATCTGACTTATCCCCGGCTTTAAAAATTAGTTCACCTTTACGGAATTCCCTGCGCTGAGCTTTAGACGCAAGTATAAGCAGTTCTTTAACTTCGGCCCGATTCAGATTTATGTCTGTCTGTAGGGCGGCAAGTATTTGTTTTGTATTGCTATCAGTTGACGACATATTTTCTGGGCTCTTGAATAAAAAATATATTTATATTTTTCTAGTGGTGTTTTTAATTACGGTAAACCGTGTTCCGGCAATTTACTCGAACTATCTGTAAACTTTTATCCATATTTGCGTGCTGAAAAAACTTTTTTGGGGTGCATTATAAGTATTAATTCATGGTTGTTTACATAAATCACGCTATTGTCTATCTTTATGGTAGTTATTTTATTATTAATGATCAATCTCTTGATTCTTATTGCCCGGTAGGATGCACCTGATGCCCCTTAATAAATATTTTTTAGTTGTTCTGCTGGTCCTTTTTGCGCAGTTTTCTTTTGCAGCGGAACAGGACCCGAAGCCATTGACCATTACTTACTGTGAAGACTGCCAGCCCTTTGAGTTCCGCAACAGGGATGGAAATGCAGATGGACTCATAATGGATTACTGGAAGTTATGGTCGGAAAAGACCGGGGTGAAAATAAATTATAAACCGGGCATATGGAAAGAGACCCTGCGTATGGTTCGCGAGGGTGAAGTCGATGCGCATGCCGGACTGTTCTTCAGTAAAGAGCGTGATAATTATCTTCAATTCGGTTCGACGCTGGGGCGCGGGGATACTGATGTTTTTTACCACAAGGCCCTGCCCCTGGAGGACAGTGGTGATATTTCAGCTTATCGGATCGGGGTCCTTGCCGGAGACATTGCAGGTGATTTGCTGCGTATAAAACATCCGGATGCTATTCTTGTGGAGTATCCCGATTATGCTGCCCTGATGGCTGATCTTGAAAACGGAAAGTTACAGGTGTTTGTTGCCGAGACCCTTGTGGGGCTTTCGTACCTGCGGCAACACGGTCTGATTTCAAAATTCAAGTATAAGGCAGGGCAGCCTCTTTACCGTAACGATTGGAAAGTCGCTGTGCCGGAAGGGCATGATCATACTCTGGCGGTCATTGATAAAGGCATGAAGCTGGTCAGTGCTGAGGAGAGACGCAACATAAACCGGAAATGGGTGGCTGCATCCAAGGGGCGCGATCCGGACAGCCTTAGCATTGCTGTTGATCGGGATTATCCGCCTTTCTCCCTGCTGAATCCGGCAGGTGAGCCAATCGGTATGCTGGTTGATTTATGGAAAGCGTGGAGCGAGTATACCGGAATTTCGGTGGATTTTATTCCAGATAGTTGGACCGGAAGCATGGAGGCTGTTCTCAACGGAAATGCTGATATTCACTCCGGGCTGTTCCGTTCAAAGGAACGGGACGAATTTTTCAAATTTTCACGACCGTTATTCAGAGTTGATACGGGGCTGTTTTACCGTGCGGACCGTATTTCCCCCGGTAGTCTGGAAGAAATGGACGGTAAAAAGGTAGCTGTGTTGGAAGGGTCCTTTCAGCATAATTATCTGAAAAAGAATTTTCCAAGGATAACGGCTGTTCCTTTCCCGAACGGCGAGTCCATGATACTGGCGGTGCTCAAAGACAGAGTTGACGCATTGCTGCATGAGGTCCTACCGGTTGCGGCTGAGCTGGAAGGCTGGCAGATGAAAGGGGCTTTGCTGAAAGTTAGGGATAATATTCTATCAAATAATATCAGGGCCGGGTTTCTCACAAGCAGGCCGGAATTGCAGCAGAAAATTGATTCAGGGTTTAAGAGTATTCCTTATGATGTCTATGCTGATATTGAGCAGCGTTGGATTTCGGATCCGAAAGAACGTTATTACTCGTCCGACAGCAAAGCATCCAGGCTGACTGTTGAAGACCTGAGTTGGCTTGACGCACATCCGAAAATAACCGTTGCAATCATGAATGCCTGGCCGCCGCTGGATTTTGTAAATGAACGCGGCGGACCTGAAGGGCTGGGCGTAGATTACATCAGTCTGCTCAATAAGAGACTGGGTGGCCGGTTGGAAATAGTTCCCGGTCCGTTCAAGGAGAACCTTGAGGCAGTTAAGGAAAAACGCATTGACGCCCTGATGGATGTCTCCCCGAAAAAAGACCGTGAATCGTACCTTGAATTTACAGACCCGTACATAGTCATCCCGCATGTGATAGTCGGGCGTACTGATGCTCCTGAATTCAAGGATGAGAAGGATCTTTCCGATAAGTCCATCGCTCTGGAACGCGGATTCTTCAATGTAAAGTATTTCAGGGAAAATTACCCCCGTGCTCGGGTTAAAGTATATCCTGATACCCTTGCGGCCTTGGAAGCTGTCTCACTTGGCGAGGCTGACGCTTATGTCGGGAACCGTGCGGTAGCGATACACCTCATTGAACGCAATCTGCTTACCAATCTGGAAGTTCATGGTAAAACAAAGAATAAAGGTTCTGTGTTAGCCATCGGTGTACGCAAGGACTGGGTGGAGCTGGCAGGTATTTTGGACCGGGCTTTAAAGTCAATCAGCAGCAAGGAAGAACACGAGATTCTTAAAAAATGGACTGGGGAAGAAAATCAGCGCAAGGTTAGGCTTAGCCGTGATGAACAGCTCTGGCTGCGGAGAAGTCCTGTTGTTCATTTCAGCGTTGATCCGGATTGGCTTCCATTGGAACGTATTGTTCCCGGCTCACGGCATTATGAGGGTATTTCCGCTGATCTCTTGCATCTTGTGGCCGAACGGACAGGGCTTTACCTTGAACTTGCGCCTACGGATAGCTGGGGAGAATCAGTTGCAGCAGTGAAAGACGGTAGGACCGACATGTTGGCCGCTGCAAGTGAAACAGAAGAACGCAGGCAGTTCCTCAACTTTTCAAATCCCTACATCAGGCTTTCAGAGATTGTGGTTGTAAGGCAGGAAATGCCTTTTATTTCGAGTCTTGATGATCTGGCAGGGATGAAGATCGGAGTAAGTGAGGGTAATGCAGCCCACAAATATCTGGAAGAGAACTATCCTGATTTGAAGTTGATTCCTGTTTCCGGAGCCTTGAACGGGCTGAAGATGGTTGAAGAAGGTAAGACTGACGGATACGTGGGCACGCTTGAGGTTCTCGGATATCTGATCAACCAGAATAGTCTTTATAATCTAAAAGTGGCCCTGCAACTGCCTATTACCCGGCAGCTGCGTTTTGCTGTGCGCAAACAGATGTCGCCATACCTGATTTCTATCCTGAACAAAGGAATTGATTCTATCACCGAAAGGGAATCTGAGGCCGTCATCCGCAAGTGGATCAGCCTGCGGGTTGATGGCGGTGTTGATCTTTGGGTGGTGGCCCGGATTATACTTGTTGTCGGAGGTGTTGTCGGAGTTATCTTTTTTGTTGTCGTCCGCGCCAACAGGCGTCTTGCAGGGGAAGTGCAGATGCGTAAAAAGGCGGAACTGGAGATGCTTAAGGCACGGGATAAGGCCGAAGAGGCCACGAGGGCCAAGAGTGATTTCCTGGCCCGTATGAGTCACGAGATCAGAACTCCCATGAACGCCATCATCGGCATGAGCCATCTTGTGCTGCAAACTGAGCTAACCGCAAAACAGCATGATTACTTGAGCAAAATAAGGGCAGGAGCCAATAATCTGCTTGGTATTATCAATGATATTCTTGATTTTTCAAAGATTGAGGCCGGAAGGATGGATATGGAAAATGTCCCGTTCCGCCTTGATGAAATTATGGATAACCTTGCAAATATTGTGGCAATCAAGGCTGAAGAAAAAGGACTGGAAGTCCTTTTCCATGTTGCATCAGATGTCCCCAACCATCTGGTCGGCGATCCTCTTCGTCTGGGGCAGGTGCTGATAAATCTGACCAATAACGCCACAAAGTTTACCGAAGAAGGGGACATTGTCATCTCTGTTGAAAAGCAGGAAGAGTCGGAAGAAAGCGTGATCCTTGCTTTTTCTGTCATTGATTCAGGCATAGGCATGACCGAGGAGCAGATAAGTAAACTTTTCGAGTCTTTTTCACAGGCGGATGACTCCACGACACGTAAATATGGCGGAACCGGGCTGGGTCTGGTTATCTGTAAACGTATTGTGGAAATGATGGATGGAACTATCTGGGTGGAAAGCAAACCGGAACATGGCTCAACGTTCGCGTTTACTGTTGTGCTGGGCAAAGGTGAAAGAATTGAGGCCAGCTACCTTCCTGCCGCTGATCTGCGTGGGCTGCATGCTTTGGTGGTGGATGACAATCCAACGGCACAGGCGATTTTAGCAGAAGCCTTGGAAAGTATGAGTTTTAAAGTCGATTCTGCCTCATCTGGACTGGAAGGACTGGAATTTATTGAACGGGCTTACAGGGAAGATACGCCCTATGAACTTGTTCTGCTGGACTGGAAGATGCCCGGTATAGACGGCATAGAGACTGCCCGCAGGATAGAGAAACTGGGCGGGAAAAATTTACCGAAAATTTTAATGGTCACCGCTTATGGCCGTGAAGAGATCATGGAGAAGGCTCAGGAAGCCGGGTTGGATGCCTTTTTGATTAAACCTGTGAACCAGTCGGTTCTTTTCGATACGATTATGGATGTCTTCGGTCATGATGTGGAACGTAAAGCGAAACGCCATTTTCAGTCTTCCAGGGACCCTGAAGGACTTGTTAATATTCGAAATGCAAAAATACTTTTGGCTGAAGACAATGAGATAAATCAGCAGATTGCCGTGGAGCTTCTTGAGAAAGCAGGAATGCTGGTGGATCTGGCCTGCAATGGTCTAGAAGCTGTGCGCAATGCTTTGGATAATAAATACGATCTAATTCTCATGGACATCCAGATGCCTGAGCTTGATGGGCTTTCCGCTGCTTCCGAAATTAGGGCGCAAGGAAAAAATGCTGAAGAGCTTCCTATCGTCGCCATGACCGCCCATGCCATGACCGGGGATCGTGAAAAGAGCCTTGAATCCGGCATGAATGATCACATAAC encodes the following:
- the larE gene encoding ATP-dependent sacrificial sulfur transferase LarE, which translates into the protein MDELTLKYNRLLDFLAETGGAVIAFSGGVDSSLLLLAARQALGDKAIAASIATPYVPQWEQVEAKEFAQKLGVEQVRLEMEFPAELRTNPQEHCYTCKKILFTKLLELAKQRNVEHVLEGTNIDDLSDYRPGIKALRELEIRSPFVEAELTKAEIRELSRRFDLPTWDKPSFACLLSRMPVDTEVTDEALRQVEKAEVFLMKAGFPAVRVRHHGEIARIEIPAEQLQDFIKANETYDVNNTLKGFGYRYVTLDLGGYQMGSLNMKA
- the larC gene encoding nickel pincer cofactor biosynthesis protein LarC; this translates as MNILYYDCFSGISGDMNLAAMIDLGVDPEVVKTELAKLGIEDEFSLKISRDSRKGIFGTRVDVELAHAHHHNHDGEHTQPHGHSHEEHTHCGHHHEHGHGHGHSHHDHNHSHHHEHRNLKDIEEMISSSSLSNKVKATSLAIFKRVAEAEAKIHGSTLYEVHFHEVGATDSIIDIVGAAVCFHELEIDAVWSSAIELGGGFVDCAHGKMPVPAPATSEILAGKPTTQGAVPKETTTPTGAAILAELVDNFSESPRMIVQKTAYGIGHRDNEIPNVLRVQLAKVEEQASSLPMVPSRMLQCNIDDMTGEMLGAALEQLMEDGAMDVHFTPIVMKKNRPATTLSLLCSAEDEEKFKRLIFKHTTTLGIKSIDIEKTVLGISFDKLETPLGTVTMKNAILDGKIVRSKPELEDCRALAKQHGIPLSEVYLQIGKVRKI
- a CDS encoding aldo/keto reductase encodes the protein MLYRKVPKTGEELSILGFGAMRLPMIDSKTIDEEKAIAQIRESIDNGVNYVDTAWPYHGGKSEVIVGKALKDGYREKVVIADKLPQFLVESREHMDEILDEQLKRLDVDCIDYYLIHAVEGNSWDRCVELGIKDFLDKALESGKIKYAGFSFHGVPEDFKRIVDAYPWTFCQIQYNFLDTENQAGTSGLKYAASKDLAVMIMEPLRGGNLSAPTPPDGVQDIFDEAEIKRAPVEWALRWVWNHPEVTVVLSGMNNDDHIKQNLAIAAEAEANSLTDAELAIVDRVSARYKELMQVPCTGCAYCMPCPVGVRIPGCFELFNSAHMFKDKAEHLKYQYAVLLSKEMAGESAYASQCVECGQCEEHCPQHIAIPEQLKRVVDYFEQDNMQTKVNALVGRS
- a CDS encoding patatin-like phospholipase family protein, which codes for MRKILLGRILLFFLLTLVAGCGLKRNPIPVEMQSDACLPGYDEVRFFGDTTPKHMDKVMEKWAEMGKNNQLPDEISFLSLSGGGADGAFGAGFLCGWTARGDRPTFGLVTGVSTGALIAPFAFMGADYDPFIEMFYTTFGTSDLVQQRSYMEAISGDSVYSTKPLKDALKRFLNSEFIAKIAVEHRKGRRLLIGTTNLDAMRPVYWDIGALAQYGTPEADQIIRDVILASASVPVAFPPVYFKVKARGKVYDEMHVDGGVCNQVFSYPPSVHLAEELDKIGETRKITLYVIRNDALITDGVQVEPYIAGIAARSLAGLIRNQGIGDLYRMYYTAERDGIDFKLTFIPPDYKEKSDELFSPVYMSKLFVLGKSMAQSSKPWHTAPPSTAARKGPDAIPAEIIIK
- a CDS encoding DUF554 domain-containing protein; the encoded protein is MTGPIINGAALLIGSVAGAIIGPKLNNNIRTRMPMVFGCASMGLGVAMIVKVKLLAPVMLALVVGSLLGEIIQLETLIQNSASKARVIIEKLTRPSADMGQEEFLDKFVALLVLFCMSGTGIYGAMTEGMTGDPTLLIVKSILDLFTAPIFASTMGFTVGILVLPQFIVQGLLFAGATMILPLTTPDMLADFSSCGGLIMLATGFRICGIKQFPVANMIPALLLVMPLSYLWAHYLI
- a CDS encoding DUF190 domain-containing protein; translated protein: MNGYLITFFTQQNREQDGIPLADWIVEEARKAGIRGATLFNGKEGFGHDGRFHSGNYFDLEDQPQLVTMAVTEDECARLMSRLKEAGQRIFYTKSKTEFGFTS
- a CDS encoding Crp/Fnr family transcriptional regulator; this encodes MSSTDSNTKQILAALQTDINLNRAEVKELLILASKAQRREFRKGELIFKAGDKSDNFCLVEAGKVILSKSSLSGKSFTYLIATQGMTLNGITCFKSGQRLFTARVVEDSSIITIPCHEFRDWVEANPPVAMGILGTMGNLLDGAYTRIIDLIDESVESRILNVLSMLSTRIGSELPLTNEDLAEMVGTSRESAARVISKIQEAGIVSKSRGSISILNKEQLDETASSPFFII